Proteins co-encoded in one Methanobrevibacter gottschalkii DSM 11977 genomic window:
- a CDS encoding sodium-dependent transporter, whose amino-acid sequence MSEQPQWDSSISFIFAMIGAAVGLGNIWRFSYVLYSNGGGSFFIPYLIAIAIMGIPFLILEYGVGFSFKESFSSIMRKIKPEFEVIAWILVLFVFVVTIYYLVILSWDLVYLFSSFTFNWGTDTASYFVNTVGGSSDLTNANFLLIPTTVCVLLLWISVWFISHRDVDSGIGRVSKILIPALFVIMGIIIVYALTLPGSVVGINALIHPNWNGLLNVNIWLAAFAQIIFSLSMGQAIAITYASYLPKNSKLIDNVLIVVFANSAFEVCTAFGVFSILGYMSFINGTPITDLITEGTGLVFIVFPMIFNIMGSVGRILAPMLFLAILFAGITSALGYFEPMLSSTSAKLGWSRKKAASVLSIIGCAFSVLLTTGISSYVVGIIDSFVNEFGILLLIGVQCIIFAWVYGVEHFLPLLNEYSSFTVGKKWIFVIKYLLPFVLIIMWVVGIVQLFTTADVFEIAIDLIIIASVLVSAVFLTKLKPSGE is encoded by the coding sequence ATGTCTGAACAACCGCAATGGGATTCATCTATATCGTTTATTTTTGCAATGATTGGAGCGGCAGTTGGTCTTGGTAATATCTGGCGTTTCAGTTATGTGCTTTATTCTAATGGTGGGGGATCATTTTTCATTCCTTATCTTATTGCAATAGCTATTATGGGGATTCCTTTTTTAATTTTAGAATATGGTGTGGGATTTTCATTTAAGGAATCTTTTTCAAGTATTATGAGAAAAATCAAGCCGGAGTTTGAAGTGATCGCCTGGATTTTGGTATTATTTGTATTTGTTGTTACAATTTATTATCTGGTAATTCTAAGTTGGGATCTGGTATATCTATTTAGTAGTTTCACATTTAATTGGGGAACAGATACTGCATCTTACTTTGTGAACACTGTTGGCGGAAGCTCTGATTTAACTAATGCGAACTTTTTATTAATTCCTACTACAGTCTGTGTGTTATTATTATGGATTTCAGTATGGTTTATATCACACAGGGATGTTGATAGTGGTATTGGTCGGGTATCTAAGATTCTTATTCCTGCTCTATTCGTTATTATGGGAATTATTATTGTTTATGCATTAACACTTCCCGGATCTGTGGTTGGGATAAATGCCCTTATACATCCTAACTGGAATGGTCTTTTAAATGTAAATATCTGGCTTGCGGCATTTGCGCAGATTATATTTTCATTAAGTATGGGACAGGCTATAGCAATTACATATGCCAGTTATTTGCCTAAAAACTCTAAATTAATTGATAATGTACTGATTGTTGTGTTTGCTAACTCTGCTTTTGAAGTCTGTACTGCATTCGGGGTATTTTCAATATTGGGTTATATGTCTTTCATAAATGGAACGCCCATAACTGACTTAATTACTGAAGGCACTGGTTTAGTATTTATTGTTTTTCCAATGATTTTCAATATTATGGGGTCAGTTGGCCGTATTTTAGCTCCAATGTTATTTTTAGCAATATTATTTGCAGGTATTACTTCAGCTTTAGGATATTTTGAACCAATGTTGAGTTCAACTTCAGCAAAACTAGGATGGTCCCGTAAAAAAGCGGCTAGTGTACTGTCAATTATTGGTTGTGCATTTTCAGTTCTTCTAACAACTGGAATTAGTAGCTATGTAGTTGGTATTATTGATTCATTTGTAAATGAATTCGGCATTCTGCTTTTAATTGGTGTGCAATGTATAATATTTGCATGGGTCTATGGTGTTGAACACTTTTTGCCGCTTTTAAATGAATATTCATCTTTTACAGTTGGTAAAAAATGGATTTTTGTAATTAAATACTTGCTCCCATTTGTTTTAATAATTATGTGGGTTGTGGGTATTGTGCAACTGTTTACAACTGCAGATGTCTTTGAGATAGCAATTGATTTGATAATTATCGCTTCAGTTTTGGTATCTGCTGTTTTCTTAACTAAACTCAAACCAAGTGGGGAATGA
- a CDS encoding CPBP family glutamic-type intramembrane protease, giving the protein MVEYFNFENKERDIPYYNHNPRLTKHAWIVLLSSVLISFIFYALFEDVSEFFASFIFCAILLVPLMYYSDWDFSLIFHRPTKSEIKLALILFIGYLIYAIILGGVIEALLSITTTTSELTVNAESLISLVFSMMAEELIKFIPFVFIMRLVYKSTSNRKLSIITSTFIVLIFFGLLHYDFETSIISVLLLQGLGSLFELYGYIKTKNLFVPYLSHLLTDAVIFILILFGL; this is encoded by the coding sequence TAATCATAATCCAAGACTCACAAAGCACGCTTGGATTGTGTTACTCTCCAGTGTATTAATATCATTCATATTCTATGCCCTTTTTGAAGATGTATCTGAATTTTTTGCAAGTTTTATATTCTGTGCTATTTTACTCGTTCCTTTAATGTATTATTCCGACTGGGATTTCTCCCTAATATTTCACAGGCCGACAAAAAGTGAAATTAAACTTGCATTAATTCTTTTTATTGGTTATTTAATTTATGCAATAATACTGGGGGGAGTTATAGAAGCACTTTTAAGCATTACTACAACAACCAGCGAACTTACAGTTAATGCAGAATCATTAATTTCGCTTGTATTTTCAATGATGGCTGAAGAATTAATTAAATTCATACCATTTGTATTTATAATGAGATTAGTTTATAAAAGTACCAGCAATCGTAAATTATCAATTATAACATCCACATTTATCGTTTTAATATTTTTTGGACTTCTCCACTATGATTTTGAAACATCAATTATTTCAGTGCTGTTACTTCAGGGACTTGGATCATTATTTGAGCTTTATGGATACATTAAAACTAAAAACTTATTTGTACCCTATTTAAGTCATCTTCTAACAGATGCCGTGATTTTTATATTAATATTATTTGGATTGTGA